A genome region from Baekduia alba includes the following:
- the ndk gene encoding nucleoside-diphosphate kinase, whose product MSRTLILVKPDAFARGLTGEILARFERKGLKIAALKLVTTSRETAETHYAEHAERPFFGELVDFITSAPLVAAVLEGDDVVKASRQLIGATNPLEANTGSIRGDFAIAVGQNLVHGSDSDESATREIGIWFPEL is encoded by the coding sequence GTGTCCCGGACCCTCATCCTCGTCAAGCCCGACGCGTTCGCGCGCGGCCTCACCGGCGAGATCCTCGCGCGCTTCGAGCGCAAGGGCCTCAAGATCGCCGCCCTCAAGCTCGTCACGACGTCGCGCGAGACGGCGGAGACGCACTACGCCGAGCACGCCGAGCGCCCGTTCTTCGGCGAGCTCGTCGACTTCATCACCAGCGCCCCGCTGGTCGCCGCCGTGCTCGAGGGCGACGACGTCGTCAAGGCCTCGCGCCAGCTGATCGGCGCGACGAACCCGCTCGAGGCCAACACCGGCTCGATCCGCGGCGACTTCGCGATCGCTGTCGGCCAGAACCTCGTGCACGGCTCGGACTCCGACGAGTCCGCCACGCGCGAGATCGGGATCTGGTTCCCCGAGCTGTAG
- a CDS encoding Maf family protein → MSRLVLASGSPQRRAILDDLGLAFEVRASDVAEEDEGAPRVVASENALRKALAVAATAPDDVVLGCDTLVATELEIADHSSGSAGSEIADHSSGSAGSEIADHSSGSAGSEIADHSSGSAGSEIADHSSGSAGSEIWGKPANADAARETLKHLSGRTHQVVSGLALVQAGDVRAATEVTAVTFRDLDDATIDWYVSTGEWEGRAGGYAIQGRGAVLVKRIVGDYLNVVGLPVGALLDLWPSLTRDFRARP, encoded by the coding sequence ATGAGTCGCTTGGTCCTGGCCAGCGGCTCGCCGCAGCGTCGGGCGATCCTGGACGACCTGGGCCTCGCGTTCGAGGTCCGGGCGTCCGACGTCGCCGAGGAGGACGAGGGAGCACCGCGCGTCGTCGCGTCCGAGAACGCGCTGCGCAAGGCGCTGGCGGTGGCGGCGACCGCGCCGGATGACGTGGTCCTCGGCTGCGACACGCTCGTCGCGACGGAGCTGGAGATCGCAGATCACTCCTCCGGCTCCGCCGGGTCTGAGATCGCAGATCACTCCTCCGGCTCCGCCGGGTCTGAGATCGCAGATCACTCCTCCGGCTCCGCCGGGTCTGAGATCGCAGATCACTCCTCCGGCTCCGCCGGGTCTGAGATCGCAGATCACTCCTCCGGCTCCGCCGGGTCTGAGATCTGGGGCAAGCCGGCCAACGCCGACGCCGCGCGCGAGACGCTCAAGCATCTGTCGGGGCGGACGCACCAGGTCGTCAGCGGCCTGGCCCTCGTGCAGGCCGGCGACGTCCGGGCCGCGACCGAGGTCACCGCGGTGACGTTCCGCGACCTCGACGACGCGACGATCGACTGGTACGTGAGCACCGGCGAGTGGGAGGGCCGCGCCGGCGGCTACGCGATCCAGGGCCGCGGCGCGGTGCTGGTCAAGCGCATCGTCGGCGACTACCTCAACGTCGTCGGCCTGCCGGTGGGCGCGCTCCTGGACCTGTGGCCGAGCCTGACACGGGACTTCCGCGCCCGCCCCTAG
- a CDS encoding valine--tRNA ligase, translating into MSSLKDRKRFEPSEVEPRIVERWLDSGLFHPDPEGTADESFSIAIPPPNVTGALHMGHALNGSVQDTLIRFHRQRGRRAKWILGTDHAGIATQTQVEKRLLGEGTSREAIGREAFIAKTWEWREEFGGTIIEQFKRLGASLDYEEERFTLDERYVQAVLKVFVDLYNKGWIYRDNYMVNWDPGSGSAISDLEVEEREVQDTLFQVAYPLTDGSGEVVVATVRPETMLADVAVAVHPDDERYRDLVGKTVTLPLVGRELPIVADEYVKTDFGTGCLKITPGHDPNDFEIGRRHGLPELSAIGEDGRMTDLVAAYAGLTVAEAQAQVVADLDAAGALRAREPYTHTVPFSHRSGQRIEPLISLQWFMKMDELAAPAIAVVREGRVRIHPESQSRRYVDWLENIRPWCISRQLWWGHQIPVWYRSHPTHDTHVGTTAPDGEGWTRDPDVLDTWFSSALWPFATLGWPEQTPELKAFYPTDVLSTARDILFLWVARMVMMGLEFTDDIPFSDVYIHSVIQAPDGRRMSKSLGTGIDPVELIDAHGADGVRFGLLAMSSTQDVRFSEEKVAQGQALANKLFNATRFVVTNANPSHPPTEPAPRPTSVEDRWILSRLVAARADFEERIKAFDFSKAALGLYDFVYAELCDWYLELIKGREYDEALSAHLLYVLRETIALAHPIIPFVTEELWEHVGGTGLLAAHVTGPEDGGAVRDGDAEHDIERVIATVQAVRSWRDAGGVKPGAFLEARVDGLGDNGLVPLVARLARLTPVGADDARAPVAAIPVAGVQVELLEGVDPADAAAKLDAARKTLRVEITRAEGKLANEGFVAKAPEAVVAAEREKLERLRAELEAL; encoded by the coding sequence ATGTCGAGCCTGAAGGACCGCAAGCGCTTCGAGCCCTCGGAGGTGGAGCCGCGCATCGTCGAGCGCTGGCTGGACTCCGGGCTGTTCCACCCCGATCCGGAGGGCACGGCCGACGAGAGCTTCTCGATCGCGATCCCGCCCCCGAACGTCACGGGCGCGCTGCACATGGGCCACGCGCTCAACGGGTCGGTGCAGGACACGCTGATCCGGTTCCACCGCCAGCGCGGGCGCCGCGCGAAGTGGATCCTGGGCACCGACCACGCGGGCATCGCCACGCAGACGCAGGTCGAGAAGCGCCTGCTCGGCGAGGGCACGTCGCGCGAGGCGATCGGCCGCGAGGCGTTCATCGCGAAGACGTGGGAGTGGCGCGAGGAGTTCGGCGGCACGATCATCGAGCAGTTCAAGCGCCTGGGCGCGTCCCTCGACTACGAGGAGGAGCGCTTCACGCTCGACGAGCGCTACGTGCAGGCCGTGTTGAAGGTCTTCGTCGACCTGTACAACAAGGGTTGGATCTACCGCGACAACTACATGGTCAACTGGGATCCGGGCTCCGGCTCGGCGATCAGCGACCTGGAGGTCGAGGAGCGCGAGGTCCAGGACACGCTCTTCCAGGTCGCCTACCCGCTGACCGACGGCTCCGGCGAGGTGGTCGTCGCGACCGTGCGGCCGGAGACGATGCTGGCCGACGTCGCCGTGGCGGTGCATCCGGACGACGAGCGTTACCGCGACCTCGTCGGCAAGACCGTGACGCTGCCGCTGGTCGGGCGCGAGCTGCCGATCGTCGCCGACGAGTACGTCAAGACCGACTTCGGCACCGGCTGTTTGAAGATCACGCCGGGCCACGACCCCAACGACTTCGAGATCGGGCGCCGGCACGGGCTGCCCGAGCTCAGCGCGATCGGCGAGGACGGGCGGATGACCGACCTCGTCGCCGCCTACGCGGGGCTGACCGTCGCCGAGGCGCAGGCCCAGGTCGTCGCCGACCTCGACGCCGCGGGCGCGCTCCGGGCGCGCGAGCCCTACACGCACACCGTGCCGTTCAGCCACCGCTCGGGCCAGCGCATCGAGCCGCTGATCTCGCTGCAGTGGTTCATGAAGATGGACGAGCTGGCCGCGCCGGCGATCGCCGTCGTGCGCGAGGGCCGGGTCCGGATCCATCCCGAGTCGCAGTCGCGCCGGTACGTCGACTGGCTGGAGAACATCCGCCCGTGGTGCATCTCGCGCCAGCTGTGGTGGGGCCACCAGATCCCCGTCTGGTATCGGTCCCACCCCACCCACGACACGCACGTCGGGACGACCGCGCCCGACGGCGAGGGCTGGACCCGCGACCCCGACGTCCTCGACACGTGGTTCAGCTCGGCGCTCTGGCCGTTCGCGACGCTCGGCTGGCCCGAGCAGACGCCCGAGCTGAAGGCGTTCTACCCGACCGACGTGCTCTCGACGGCGCGCGACATCCTGTTCCTGTGGGTGGCGCGCATGGTGATGATGGGCCTGGAGTTCACGGATGACATCCCGTTCTCCGACGTCTACATCCACTCGGTCATCCAGGCGCCCGACGGCCGCCGGATGTCCAAGTCGCTGGGGACCGGGATCGACCCGGTCGAGCTGATCGACGCCCACGGCGCCGACGGCGTGCGCTTCGGCCTGCTGGCGATGTCCTCGACGCAGGACGTGCGCTTCAGCGAGGAGAAGGTCGCCCAGGGCCAGGCGCTGGCCAACAAGCTGTTCAACGCCACGCGGTTCGTGGTGACCAACGCGAACCCGTCCCACCCGCCCACCGAGCCGGCGCCTCGCCCGACGAGCGTCGAGGACCGCTGGATCCTGTCGCGCCTGGTCGCCGCGCGCGCGGACTTCGAGGAGCGGATCAAGGCCTTCGACTTCTCCAAGGCCGCGCTCGGGTTGTACGACTTCGTCTACGCGGAGCTGTGCGACTGGTACCTGGAGCTGATCAAGGGCCGTGAGTACGACGAGGCCCTCAGCGCCCATCTGCTGTACGTGCTGCGCGAGACGATCGCGCTGGCGCACCCGATCATCCCGTTCGTCACCGAGGAGCTGTGGGAGCACGTCGGCGGCACCGGCCTCCTCGCCGCGCACGTCACGGGCCCCGAGGACGGCGGGGCCGTCCGCGACGGCGACGCGGAGCACGACATCGAGCGTGTCATCGCGACCGTGCAGGCCGTGCGGTCCTGGCGCGACGCCGGCGGCGTCAAGCCCGGCGCCTTCCTGGAGGCGCGGGTGGACGGCCTCGGCGACAACGGCCTCGTCCCGCTGGTCGCGCGCCTCGCGCGGCTGACGCCGGTCGGCGCCGACGACGCCCGCGCGCCGGTCGCCGCGATCCCGGTCGCCGGCGTGCAGGTCGAGCTGCTCGAAGGCGTCGACCCGGCCGACGCGGCCGCGAAGCTCGACGCCGCGCGCAAGACGCTGCGGGTCGAGATCACGCGCGCCGAGGGCAAGCTGGCCAACGAGGGCTTCGTCGCCAAGGCGCCGGAGGCCGTGGTCGCCGCCGAGCGCGAGAAGCTGGAGCGGCTGCGCGCCGAGCTGGAGGCGCTGTAG
- a CDS encoding zinc ribbon domain-containing protein, which translates to MPVEAVFGIDSSGLNTAVKLLVLFLVVIYVALIYYTYADARRRIEDPMLIGCATAAALFPFVGTIVYMIVRPPEYLDDVRERELEMQAAEARMHGAGYLLCPHCDHEVKDDFLRCPHCLRKLKDPCGTCAKPLDPAWKICPYCEAEIPGVTPQPRRRRRRQAGDLEQTAVSEPGS; encoded by the coding sequence ATGCCCGTCGAAGCGGTCTTCGGGATCGACAGCTCCGGCCTCAACACGGCCGTCAAGCTGCTGGTCCTCTTCCTCGTCGTCATCTACGTCGCGTTGATCTACTACACGTACGCGGACGCGCGGCGGCGCATCGAAGACCCGATGCTCATCGGCTGCGCGACCGCGGCCGCGCTGTTCCCGTTCGTCGGGACGATCGTGTACATGATCGTGCGTCCGCCGGAGTACCTCGACGACGTCCGCGAGCGCGAGCTCGAGATGCAGGCCGCCGAGGCGCGCATGCACGGCGCCGGCTACCTGCTGTGCCCGCACTGCGACCACGAGGTCAAGGACGACTTCCTGCGCTGCCCGCACTGCCTGCGCAAGCTGAAGGACCCGTGCGGCACGTGCGCGAAGCCGCTGGACCCGGCATGGAAGATCTGCCCGTACTGCGAGGCCGAGATCCCGGGCGTGACGCCGCAGCCGCGGCGCCGCCGCCGCCGTCAGGCCGGCGACCTCGAGCAGACGGCGGTCAGCGAGCCCGGCTCGTAG
- a CDS encoding FG-GAP repeat domain-containing protein: MFAPARRPLFLIVLAALAATVPSGVTASAARAAGMGADPTFDARRTLALGSGATDPRSLAVGDLDGDGRLDLVAGSAGGGTGAVSVLRGTGGGAFAAPLGSPFGLGTAGGVGAIALGDVNGDARPDVLAAIGSGTSDDDQLVPLAGDGTGALAAGAPLAVTGENLTGVALADLDGDGDLDALTSSMTATAVEQLGVVENAGGSGLALASATGAASTLLATALAAGDLDGDGTPDALVVSRNAGTGSAWVATDANLTLTPTTPVDVGADPVAVALADVDGDGDRDGLVLDGSAALVTLLRNDGAGALSATGIAVTGLTAGTGLATGDLNGDGAADLVVTDGAAGTVGVLRGDGTGDFADPTWTAAGAGARAPVVADLTGDGRPDVATADAAADALSLLPNAGAPAPEGTLSAPFGTETVGRTGAARTITVANTTAGAAALHVTGIATAGAAPDDFLVTGDDCTGQALASGATVTCAVRIRFAPSAAGARAATLRIRYATGASSTATADVALAGTGAVEPATATTTPSTTLDDGSTPAAAATPAATAAPTVPAPAATPVTAAKTPNLQPQAKKKTARLILTLSHRKLMVATGAPVVVGFALGRAARVVLRVKRAGRTVAIVRHPGREGRGSLKWDGRLGKAAAPKGTYRLDVYAAAADGRAARASIALTVK, encoded by the coding sequence ATGTTCGCGCCTGCCCGTCGCCCCCTGTTCCTGATCGTGCTCGCCGCCCTCGCGGCGACGGTCCCCTCCGGCGTGACGGCCTCCGCCGCGCGCGCGGCGGGCATGGGCGCGGACCCGACCTTCGACGCCCGGCGCACGCTCGCGCTGGGCAGCGGCGCCACCGATCCGCGCAGCCTCGCGGTCGGCGACCTCGACGGCGACGGCCGGCTCGACCTCGTCGCCGGCTCGGCCGGCGGCGGGACGGGCGCGGTGTCGGTCCTGCGCGGCACGGGCGGCGGCGCGTTCGCCGCCCCGCTGGGCAGCCCGTTCGGCCTCGGCACCGCCGGCGGCGTCGGCGCGATCGCGCTGGGCGACGTCAACGGCGACGCGCGGCCCGACGTCCTGGCGGCCATCGGCTCCGGCACGAGCGACGACGACCAGCTCGTCCCGCTGGCCGGCGACGGCACCGGCGCGCTGGCGGCGGGCGCGCCGCTGGCCGTCACCGGCGAGAACCTCACCGGCGTCGCGCTGGCCGACCTCGACGGCGACGGCGACCTCGACGCGCTGACCTCCTCCATGACCGCCACCGCCGTCGAGCAGCTCGGCGTGGTCGAGAACGCCGGCGGCTCCGGCCTCGCGCTCGCCTCGGCGACGGGCGCCGCCTCCACGCTGCTCGCGACGGCGCTCGCCGCCGGCGACCTCGACGGCGACGGCACGCCCGACGCGCTCGTCGTCTCGCGCAACGCCGGCACGGGCAGCGCCTGGGTGGCGACGGACGCGAACCTCACGCTGACGCCCACGACGCCCGTCGACGTCGGCGCCGACCCCGTCGCGGTCGCGCTGGCCGACGTGGACGGCGACGGCGACCGCGACGGCCTCGTCCTCGACGGCTCCGCCGCGCTCGTCACGCTGCTGCGCAACGACGGCGCCGGCGCCCTGAGCGCGACCGGGATCGCCGTCACCGGTCTGACGGCCGGGACCGGGCTCGCGACCGGCGACCTCAACGGCGACGGCGCGGCCGACCTCGTGGTCACCGACGGCGCCGCCGGCACGGTCGGCGTGCTGCGCGGCGACGGCACCGGCGACTTCGCCGACCCGACCTGGACCGCGGCGGGCGCCGGCGCGCGCGCCCCCGTGGTCGCCGACCTCACCGGCGACGGCCGGCCCGACGTCGCGACCGCGGACGCGGCGGCCGACGCGCTCAGCCTCCTGCCCAACGCCGGCGCTCCCGCGCCGGAGGGAACGCTCAGCGCGCCGTTCGGCACCGAGACCGTCGGCCGCACCGGCGCCGCACGCACGATCACGGTCGCCAACACGACCGCCGGCGCCGCGGCCCTGCACGTCACCGGCATCGCCACCGCCGGCGCGGCGCCGGACGACTTCCTCGTCACCGGCGACGACTGCACCGGCCAGGCCCTCGCCTCCGGCGCCACCGTGACCTGCGCGGTCCGGATCCGCTTCGCGCCCAGCGCGGCCGGCGCCCGCGCCGCGACGCTGCGCATCCGGTACGCGACCGGCGCGTCGTCCACCGCGACCGCCGACGTCGCGCTCGCCGGCACCGGCGCGGTCGAGCCGGCCACGGCGACCACGACGCCGTCGACAACCCTCGACGACGGCTCGACCCCCGCGGCCGCCGCGACCCCGGCGGCGACGGCCGCCCCGACCGTCCCGGCGCCCGCCGCCACGCCGGTCACGGCAGCCAAAACACCCAATTTGCAGCCTCAGGCCAAGAAGAAGACGGCGAGGCTCATCCTCACCTTGAGCCACAGGAAGCTCATGGTCGCGACGGGCGCGCCGGTCGTCGTCGGCTTCGCCCTGGGCCGCGCCGCGCGCGTCGTCCTGCGCGTCAAGCGCGCGGGCCGGACGGTCGCGATCGTCCGCCATCCGGGCCGCGAAGGCCGTGGGAGCCTCAAATGGGACGGACGCCTGGGCAAGGCCGCCGCACCCAAGGGCACCTACCGCCTCGACGTCTACGCGGCCGCCGCCGACGGCCGCGCGGCGCGAGCCTCCATCGCACTCACCGTCAAGTAA
- a CDS encoding bifunctional folylpolyglutamate synthase/dihydrofolate synthase codes for MTERTMRLEDAERLLLSLELFGMRFGLDRMRRLLTALGSPQERFGAVHVVGTNGKSSTVRMSAAILRRHGLRVGAYLSPHLVTFAERVRVDDADVSGAEFAAAVQRAAAAAEKVDRRSDPDDRVTQFELLTGAAFDLFARAGVDVVVVEAGLGGRFDATNVLSSDVSVLTNVGLEHTRWLGPTVADIATEKLDVLERGTTLVLGADLHPDARALAERTAAERDAALVVAPADPGAGMEVLARGSFQRRNFALAIEAARAYLATRGRALDDVAVHAAGASTLVPGRFELIATGPDTVIDGAHNPGGLVALAEALPEFVGDRRLVACLAVLDDKDATEMLRTLLPLCHAVVTTRAQSPRALPPATLASLCHQLGFAGPVEIVGEARAALDRARTLAGPDGVALATGSIYLIADLLRPVGAARSTL; via the coding sequence GTGACGGAGCGGACGATGCGGTTGGAGGACGCCGAGCGGCTGCTGCTGTCGCTGGAGCTGTTCGGGATGCGGTTCGGGCTGGACCGCATGCGCCGGCTGCTGACCGCGCTCGGCTCCCCGCAGGAGCGCTTCGGCGCGGTGCACGTCGTCGGGACCAACGGCAAGTCGTCGACGGTCCGGATGTCCGCGGCGATCCTGCGCAGGCACGGCCTGCGCGTCGGCGCGTACCTGTCGCCGCACCTCGTGACGTTCGCCGAGCGCGTGCGGGTCGACGACGCCGACGTCAGCGGCGCCGAGTTCGCCGCTGCCGTCCAGCGCGCGGCGGCCGCGGCCGAGAAGGTCGACCGACGCTCGGATCCCGACGACCGCGTCACGCAGTTCGAGCTGCTGACGGGCGCGGCGTTCGACCTGTTCGCGCGCGCCGGCGTGGACGTCGTGGTGGTGGAGGCCGGCCTCGGCGGGCGCTTCGACGCGACCAACGTCCTGAGTTCCGACGTCTCCGTGCTGACCAACGTCGGCCTGGAGCACACGCGCTGGCTCGGCCCGACGGTCGCCGACATCGCCACCGAGAAGCTCGACGTGCTGGAGCGCGGCACGACGCTCGTCCTCGGCGCCGACCTGCATCCGGACGCGCGGGCGCTGGCCGAGCGGACGGCGGCCGAGCGGGACGCCGCGCTGGTCGTCGCGCCCGCCGACCCGGGCGCCGGGATGGAGGTCCTGGCCCGCGGGAGCTTCCAGCGGCGCAACTTCGCGCTGGCGATCGAGGCCGCGCGCGCCTACCTGGCGACGCGCGGGCGCGCGCTCGACGACGTCGCGGTGCACGCGGCGGGCGCGTCGACGCTGGTCCCGGGGCGCTTCGAGCTCATCGCGACGGGGCCGGACACGGTGATCGACGGCGCCCACAACCCGGGCGGCCTGGTCGCGCTGGCCGAGGCGCTGCCGGAGTTCGTCGGCGACCGCCGCCTCGTCGCCTGCCTCGCCGTCCTCGACGACAAGGACGCGACCGAGATGCTGCGGACGCTGCTGCCGCTGTGCCATGCGGTCGTCACCACCCGCGCGCAGTCGCCGCGGGCGCTTCCGCCGGCCACGCTGGCGTCGCTCTGCCACCAGCTCGGCTTCGCCGGCCCGGTCGAGATCGTGGGGGAGGCGCGCGCCGCGCTGGACCGCGCGCGGACGCTCGCCGGCCCTGACGGCGTCGCCCTCGCGACGGGCTCGATCTACCTCATCGCCGACCTGCTGCGCCCCGTCGGCGCGGCCCGGAGCACCCTGTGA